AGCGTTTAATAGTTAtcttttatagtaatttgatatTGAAGTATTGTCTGAAAATGATCAAGTCATCTTTATAAACCTACTTATTACAGATATCTAGAAGATCGATTGCTTCTTAACAGTCCCCACAATCTATGAAGAGGTATTGTTTGCATCTATTTGGTAAAATTAACTTGACTAtcttaatgaacaatatattttatttgtatgcATGAAAACTGCTCATTATTGATCGTGTTTATATACTACTAACAATGAGTTGTTCATCAAATGTGGTCTTCGCAGAAGTTGTTGTCGGAAGTGATTGCCGAAACCCAGAATTAGTCGCACGAAGGTGGTCATTGAAGTGTGTCGGCGATGGCTAATAAATGTGGCCAATGAAAACATTGGAGGAGAGAGTTGGATTGAGTTGAAGTAAGttaataaaaataacttcaCCAATAATTAATGTTGTTGGATCAAATATTGAATtggtaattttgaccaattcaatccAACTTTAATGAACACCCTTAAGTTATTTAACTTTGGCTATATATAGTCAGATTGAATAAAGGTTGATTTAGATTCCACATTTatattttagtcatttatttCCATGAATTGTTTTGTCTCACTCaacttttatattgtatattagattttaaaataaaaaataataattaataattaaaaaaaaaaactgtataTTGCTttgcaatttctttttctttttctttttctttttttaaaaaaaaaactatttatcaTTATATTCACATAATCACAACAGCCGCATCAATCCATTGTCGAgtgaaactaaaataaaaaattttattgctcgaaaattcaaacaaattcaatATATACAAAAGTGCAATCGAGCCCACCGTCCCGTTCACCGTCGTTACCACCAAATTTCTCTCACAAAACTATAAACGGCGTTAGTGTCCCGACTCCCACAAGCCGTCACCGCTGCCCACCGGTGAATTCCCCGACGCTGAACTAACTTTTCTAACATCGCCGACCATTATTCCGGCGGCTCCTTTATCTCTAAGATACACATTTTCTACATCCTCGTAATAGACGTCGACAATTTTTCCCGACGGCGAATCCCACTCCGCTGCCACCACCGGCCTCCGGCTCCGGCCACGCATGTCCCAAAGCTTCAGTGATACATTCGCCGAAACGCCCTCACTGGCGGCGACCACCATTTTCCTCGGCGATAACGCCGCCGCTTGCAGCGGAGTTCCGCCGTTAAAAATAGAGCAGATCTCCGTCTCTTCATTCTCATCGTACAACGAAATCACGCTTCCACTCAACTCCTCAAACTCGCATTTCAATTTCACATCACCCCACTGCCTCACTACGCTCCCGTCTGACCCAAAACATGGCCACGAAAACAAATCTCCATCGCCTCCTCCGTCGCAGTGCCGCCGCCGGAGACGAGAACAACAGCGACCGTCAAATTCACCTGAAAACCGTCCTGAGCCTTTAACCCGGAAATCCGAGCTGTCGTCCTGTTTCCGGTCCCCCTCATTCTCATCCTCCGATTCAGAGCTTGAAAGCAGGGGAGATTTGAGATTCTCTGAAACTAAACCACCGGTCTCTCCGCCGTGGAGAGATCGGTAGAGAGGTTCAGAAATCGAAGTGGTTCGAGTTCTCCGGCGAATGACGATGATCAAAATCTTGACCCGATTGATAATACCGGTAAATGTGGCCAACAAAGCAATAATCAGAGCACCCCATTTCCAGAAATGTTGAGATGGGGAAAAGGAAGTGAAAATTCGAGAGAGAAATTTGGGGTTTGGAAGCGAGCTCAGATCTGCTCCTATTTCCGTAATCCTGTTCAGAACAGGAACTTCCATTCTTGTTGATTTCTccaatggaaaaagaaaaagaaaaagaaaacagagTAATTTTCTCGGCTTCCAGACAGATTCTGCAAAGGGGAAATTGGAAAATATGAGAGAGGCGATAGCCCGAGTTTATAAAGAGCGAATATGGTGGTTAGCTTTTGgatctatttttatttagtccctacatttcaaaatattaattttaagtttttgactttcatttttatttagtctttaaattttaaaatattataattttatttttgacatTTAAATTTTGCTACAATTCGACTTCTATATCTcgagttttatatttttaatctcaatttttcattaaatattcattCTCATATTTTGGAGTtgatttatgttaataaattaaaaatcgttAAATTAACgatattgaattaaattttactatttttctatcatttttaaaattaaatttaaaacttcacttttaattattttaattaattaatagaaattgattgaaatgaaatatttaatgaaaatttgaggttaaaaatataaaatcttgaaatctataCATCAATTGaaacaaactcaaaacttaattactaaatgtgtaacattttaaaatttattaaccaaatagaaattaaaatcaaaatctaaagactaaaaagatattattttcgagataaaatataagatttgatggaCACGTGGCAAACAATGATTGGATAATtggaatatattatttttatccaCGTCATTAATGGTTGGCAATTTCGAAATTTAGAAGTCACTAGAAAGATTGGGACTAATGAGTCAGCTTCCCAGAGTAGAAAATTCAATTTGGAGCATTCGCGTGTGTTACACGAGGACAAATAataatcaataattaatttgCAACTACGTGTTTTGACAACCCTTAATTAGCATGAATTTCGTGTTTAATAGATTTACAGGTTTTAAAATGTGTTTCAATAAATTTCTAGGTCCGTTTTTATCCacttgatttctttttttttttttttttttaaattgaatctatTTCATTTACCTTTCTTATATTGGCTTGtatcttttttaaatacaattgttgaatttttagttaaatttcaaaaacaaaaacatctttttgaaaactattatttttaattttcaaaatttacctTAGTTTTTTGaactattgataaaaaatagataacaaaaaaaaatttataggtgaaaatagtgtttacagacttaatttttaaaataaaaataaaataataaaataattatcaaacagaCCCTTAATATTTTGATcttatatcaattaaattctTGAACTTTGATTATATGcttgatgttttaaaaaataaaattgatgtaTGCATTAAAATACGAAATTGAAAGCTTATTTTCTCATAAGAATTATGTTACAAATTTTTAATTCAtactagaaaagaaaaaaaaaatataatcatttTTAGTTCCTAAGCTTtcgtaaaaataataatttagtccaaGAACTTCAgcttgtaataatttagtctttaaactttcaattttgtaacaatttagtctctaaacttaattgtgtaacaatttagttattaaactttcaaatttgtaataatttagtcgctattgtaaaaattaatgttaagatttaatgagatttcttgcataaataaactgataaactaattagagactcaatatttttatgaaatacaaagtttatattgtgaaataataaaaattgacatcaaattttgatacttttttttatattggagactaaattgttacaaatttaaaaatacaagcactaaattgttacataatagaatttagagactaaattgttacaaaagtgAAAATACATGGAATAAATCATTCTCACCtaaagtttagaaactaaattgttattttcttgaaagtttagggaccaaaaatatttttttttaagaaaaaaagaaaaacaaaactatGATATTGTAGTAATAAACAAAAGGGAATTTACAATGGGTagcaaataaaaaatgtataattagGGATGTGCCTTCAACATAtggaaaattataaatatagcaaaattctcaaatttaaaatttcgttTATTCCGTATTCCAATTTTGTTCTTTTAACAAATCCGCGTTTTTTGGTATATCAGTCAACTAATATATCACATTTAAAGTATATCAGtggtatatttttttcatttatttatatattttttgtatttttttctttggaGCAACATGGATTATTACtcactttaatttttatatttgctGCATTTTTATACTTgggtagttttttttctttttaaatgatgttgtttttttcatttttaaatacaaatataaaataggTTGGGGAGATTCAACCTAAGTTCACTAACACTCAATTTAGTAAACTCATTTTGACAAATTGACCGTGTTTGGAATAATTAGAGAAaaacattcttaaaaaaattattttgatgattttttagaTCACTTATTAAATATCTAGTCAGTTTCAACTGTGTATCAATTGTATTGAGTATTTATCAATAATGTATCAAGTGTTTATCAGTGGTGTATCAAATGTATATCAAGTATTTTAagtatatatcaataatatatcaaatgtaTCAAATGTAACAAGTATATCGGATATATCAAGTATTTCATGAAaatcgagttttttttttttttttaaataataagttTGGAATATAgatctaattttttaaatttatttcgcTAAACCCTCAACAAAACGACATGAAAgtgtttgattttaaattttgttgatCAAATCCACTCATTGGTCACCGCCAAGCTGAAAGCTCGGCGTGAGATTTTGTGGTGGCAAGTTGCCTGACGGTTAGGCCATTAGGAGAGTGACACGCGTCGGGATTTTAGTGACTGTTACGGCGAGTTCAGGAGGGAGTGGGGGTGGTTAGAGTCCAAATTAGTGTGATTTGGTGAATGCAGGTGGGTCCCAGGACTTTTGTTTTTGCAACAGGCACCTTTCTGTCTACAAAGAATATGCGGTTAACAATATCCTTGGCTCCATGCAAGCGTGTGTGTGACTGGCCGGTGGCTCTCACGATTAgggaaatttaataaattaaaattttcaatttttatgtcgagttttttagtttatgaTTGATTTAATTGGTCATTAAAGTTGGTCGCTAAAG
This genomic window from Benincasa hispida cultivar B227 chromosome 4, ASM972705v1, whole genome shotgun sequence contains:
- the LOC120075889 gene encoding uncharacterized protein LOC120075889; the encoded protein is MEVPVLNRITEIGADLSSLPNPKFLSRIFTSFSPSQHFWKWGALIIALLATFTGIINRVKILIIVIRRRTRTTSISEPLYRSLHGGETGGLVSENLKSPLLSSSESEDENEGDRKQDDSSDFRVKGSGRFSGEFDGRCCSRLRRRHCDGGGDGDLFSWPCFGSDGSVVRQWGDVKLKCEFEELSGSVISLYDENEETEICSIFNGGTPLQAAALSPRKMVVAASEGVSANVSLKLWDMRGRSRRPVVAAEWDSPSGKIVDVYYEDVENVYLRDKGAAGIMVGDVRKVSSASGNSPVGSGDGLWESGH